One stretch of Zhihengliuella flava DNA includes these proteins:
- a CDS encoding HIT family protein has translation MSTLFSKIIAGEIPARFVWQDDDVVAFLDVRPQTDGHVLVVPRAHVDKWTEADAGLYAKITAVAQKIGASQVRVFGSERAGTTIMGFEVPHLHVHVWPVNSMADYDFANPRGDADAAALDVAAERLRSGLREDGHGTAVPAD, from the coding sequence ATGAGCACTTTGTTTAGCAAGATCATTGCGGGCGAGATTCCGGCCCGATTTGTGTGGCAGGACGACGACGTCGTGGCGTTTCTCGACGTGCGCCCGCAAACGGACGGCCACGTGCTCGTCGTTCCCCGGGCCCACGTGGACAAGTGGACGGAGGCCGACGCCGGGCTCTACGCCAAGATCACAGCGGTAGCCCAGAAGATCGGCGCGAGTCAGGTGCGCGTCTTCGGGTCCGAGCGCGCTGGTACCACCATCATGGGATTTGAGGTCCCGCACCTCCACGTGCATGTGTGGCCCGTGAATTCCATGGCTGACTACGACTTCGCGAATCCCCGTGGCGATGCCGACGCCGCAGCGCTCGACGTAGCTGCGGAGCGGCTTCGCAGCGGCTTGCGCGAGGACGGCCACGGAACGGCCGTTCCTGCGGACTAG
- a CDS encoding Fur family transcriptional regulator has translation MTNSPSGATRVTKQRLAVSGALEELTDFVSAQELYRWLHEQGHKVSLATVYRILQSMADDGAVDVLRSGDGEAVYRQCAVEAHHHHIVCRSCGTAVEIEAPSIETWTRQIAAEHGFTAPGHTIEIFGLCPDCTAAAGASTEDHPAQT, from the coding sequence ATGACCAACTCTCCGTCCGGCGCCACGCGCGTGACGAAGCAGCGCTTGGCCGTCAGCGGCGCGCTGGAGGAACTTACGGACTTCGTCAGTGCCCAGGAGCTCTACCGATGGCTGCACGAGCAGGGCCACAAGGTCTCGCTGGCCACGGTGTACCGAATTCTGCAGTCCATGGCGGACGACGGCGCAGTGGACGTGTTGCGCTCAGGAGATGGCGAGGCCGTGTACCGGCAATGCGCGGTGGAGGCCCACCATCACCACATTGTGTGCCGGTCCTGCGGCACGGCCGTGGAGATCGAGGCACCCTCGATTGAAACCTGGACGCGGCAGATCGCAGCGGAACACGGTTTCACTGCCCCAGGCCACACGATCGAGATTTTTGGCCTCTGCCCAGACTGCACAGCGGCCGCGGGTGCCTCCACTGAGGACCACCCAGCACAGACCTAG
- a CDS encoding metal ABC transporter permease — MTPNELFNTIFTFENYSELLPLVANSIIAGAMLGVVGGLIGVFVMMRDMAFAVHGIAELSFAGAAFALLIGANVVGGSIIGSIVASLVLGIMGARAKDRNSIIGVMMPFGLGLGILFLALYQGRSANKFGLLTGQIVAVDDVQLGLLAACSVIVIVGLIILWRPLTFVSVDPAVAAARGVPAGWLSAAFMVLLGLAVALSIQIVGALLVLSLLITPAAAALRITARPGLSVVLSVLFACTSVVGGIMLALAGRLPISPYVTTISFAIYVVCRIIAYRRTRTRRRKQVAAAA, encoded by the coding sequence ATGACGCCGAATGAACTCTTCAACACCATCTTTACGTTCGAGAATTACTCCGAGCTGCTCCCGCTCGTGGCGAACTCCATCATTGCGGGTGCCATGCTGGGGGTGGTCGGCGGGCTGATTGGCGTCTTTGTCATGATGAGGGACATGGCCTTCGCCGTGCACGGCATCGCGGAGCTCAGTTTCGCCGGTGCCGCCTTCGCCCTGTTGATCGGTGCCAACGTGGTGGGCGGGTCCATTATCGGGTCCATTGTGGCGTCCCTGGTGCTCGGGATTATGGGCGCGCGCGCCAAGGATCGCAATTCCATCATCGGCGTCATGATGCCCTTTGGGCTGGGCCTCGGCATTCTGTTCCTCGCCCTGTATCAAGGCCGCAGTGCCAATAAGTTCGGTCTACTCACCGGCCAAATCGTCGCCGTCGACGACGTGCAGCTGGGCCTGCTCGCGGCCTGTTCCGTGATCGTCATTGTGGGGCTCATCATCCTGTGGCGACCGTTGACGTTCGTCAGCGTCGATCCTGCGGTGGCGGCTGCCCGCGGCGTCCCGGCCGGCTGGCTCTCAGCCGCCTTCATGGTGTTGTTGGGGCTCGCGGTGGCGCTGTCGATTCAGATTGTTGGTGCCTTGCTGGTGCTCAGCCTGCTGATTACTCCCGCGGCCGCGGCGCTGCGGATCACCGCGCGTCCAGGGCTGTCCGTCGTCTTGTCCGTTCTCTTCGCGTGCACATCGGTGGTCGGCGGCATCATGTTGGCCCTGGCCGGGAGGCTGCCGATCAGCCCGTACGTGACCACGATTTCTTTTGCAATCTACGTGGTGTGCCGCATCATCGCCTACCGGCGTACGCGGACTCGCCGCCGGAAGCAGGTGGCGGCCGCGGCCTAG